The sequence below is a genomic window from Saccopteryx leptura isolate mSacLep1 chromosome 3, mSacLep1_pri_phased_curated, whole genome shotgun sequence.
aatctgcaccaaatagaaggaaaacccttccagtttctgtaggatgatgtggcagcatgtgctcatgtgcagatgatgacacaacaccgtgtatacagcggagcaccccacggccatgccagttgagatgtggacggtacagaggaaagttcagtgtgttctgtggctcgctaaattcgaatccgtgaccaaagtgcaacatgaatatcggcgcgtttataacgaagcgccaccacgtaggaataacattactcggtgggataagcagttgaagaaaaccggcagtttggtggagaaaccccgttctggtaggccatcagtcagtgatgagtctgtagaggctatacgggatagctacctaaggagccctaaaaaatctgtgtgtgaacccacatcgaactgcactgaataggtatgaaactgggagagttttccttttatttggtgcagatttcacatttctatcgtcttttgttgcttccctatgacggttaaaagtgcaccatgactttacggacacactgtaagtGGCTTTGTAGCTAAAACATGAAGGAGGAATTACCCTTCACCAGGAAAAAGTCAGGGAGGAATGTGTGTGCAGTGGGAACCGGCCCTCAAAGGACTAGGGCAGGGTGTGTCTGAGGAACTATGAGCTGCAGGTGCAGCGTGAGGGGCAGGAGAGCCCCAGCGGTGGTGTGCGGCCTCTGAACACCTGTGCTCGTCAGGCCGGGCCTAACCCTTCTCCCCGGCCCTTTTCCAGAACGGTTTGACCATCACTGCCCCTGGGTGGGCAACTGTGTGGGGAGACGGAACTACCGCTTCTTCTATGcgttcattctctccctctcgtTCCTGACGGCCTTCATCTTCGCCTGCGTGGTCACCCACCTGACACTGCGTGAGTAGGCTGTGGGAGCGGGATGGGCACAGGGCGGGCCAGCAAGctcagccaggctgaggggctgTGGTCACTGTCCCTCTGAGCTGTGCCCTCTCCTGTTTCTTACTCCCCAGGCTCTCGGAACAGCAACTTCCTCTCCACTCTGAGGGAGACACCAGCGAGATATCCTTTACCTTTTGTCTACTAGTGGACACCCTGCTGGGAACCGAGGCCCCTTTATCGGGGTGGGTCCCCACACTTCATCCTGTAAACAGAGGGGCCTGGTGGAGAGCCTGTGTTGGTCCTCTAGAACCCAGTATACCAACTGCTTCTGTTCATGCCCAGGCTTGAGCTGATCCTAACTGGGCTGTTGTGGGGATGAGGCGGCCAGGGACTTCCAGGAGCCACAGTCCCTGTCTTCCTTTAAGACACCCAGCTCCCTGGACCCCATCATGTCCATGGCTCTTGGTGCTTGGAACCCTCAGTTTCCTCTACCATCCATCTCCCTGGGCTTCTTCTACTCTGGAGGGGAGCTCCCGAACTAACTCTTTTTGGGGCCCAGGAGGTGATCCTGCTGAGAATTGGTGACTGGGCCATAGGAAGGTTacaacttattttctttctggagaaGGATAGTTGAGAAAGGCTGGGTGTGGCTCGATCCTAGGCATGGGGGAGGCTCCCAGTTCTGATCCCCGTTGTGGGTCCTTGACGCCCTGCCCACTGTGCTGGAGCTGGTGATATGCTTCTTCTCCATCTGGTCCATCCTGGGCCTCTCAGGGTTTCATACTTACCTCGTCGCCTCCAACCTGACAACTAACGAGGACGTGAGTAAGGCTGAGGCCACTGCTCATTCCTGGGCAGGACCCTCAGTAAGAGGCAGGGttgagggagtgggggtggcggCAGTTCAGCCTTGCCTCTCAGCCTTCTGGGAAACGGGGTGGAGATGACAGGCagccaggaccccccccccccccccgcttcgtGCTCAGGACTTGGCCCTGGGAAGCCCAGTGCAGGTTTCCGAGGCCCCTGCAGCCTTGGCCCCTCAGTGCCGGCTCCCAGCGTCTCCAGGATGCTTCCTCCCTAACCCACAAAGCAGCACTCACCCCACCACAGTCATTAGTCATTATATTTGGCCAGCGCATTATTGTTTCCAGAGTTCTTTCTGTTCCTATCATTTCTTTGGGTCCTTTTGCCAATTCTGAGGCAGAAGGAATAGGGATAGTTTTTCTCTATTTGATGGCTGAGTGACttgccccaaggtcacacagccgggAAGGGACAGAGCCAGCATTTTGCCCAGAAGCCATGGCCATGCTCACTGTGCCCCTGCTGCACTTGTAGCCACCAGAGATGTGACTATTCTCAGGTGTCCTTGAGGCTCTCTGAGGCTTCCTTATTGAGGAGGACAGGACCGTGAGGGTCTATCAACCCTCCTTACTTGCTGCCTTACAGACCCCCAAAGAGCACTGTTTGAGTACTCACTGTATGCTAGCCTTGGGCCAGGGCTCTGACCTCCCCTTCCTATTCTCTCAAACAATAAAAGAGCAAATGAGAGCATCCATTCCAGGGCCGCATCTGATACTAAGAGGCCCAACTACCAACAGAAAATACATCCCTTGACCACAGCTTCTCACTGAGGAAACAGCACCTATGATAGGGTATCATGTGCTAGGTGATGGGTACAGAACAGAAATGACATCAGCCAGCATATCCCAGTGTGGTTTCATGGGTGCTGGTTCTGTGGGATATTACTAGGGGTTCAGCACAAAGGATTGATATAGCCAAATAAGTTTAGAAATCTCGGTTAACGTCAAGCTGGTGTCAGGTGTCCCTCACTGCTAAGCTCCTTGGTGCCTTTGATCGCTGGCTCTACAGTTCTAGAGATGGAGAAAATTTTGTCTGCTGCTCCAACATTGCTACCAGAGAGTTAGTATCAGAGAGTtccctctgactttttttttaaggttttacttaattgatttgagagagaagagtagggggaagggaggagtgataagcatcaactcatagtagttgctcctcatatgtgcctaaactggacaagcctggggtttcgaatgagcaacctcagcattccaggtcaaggctttacccactgcgccaccacaggtcaggcaagagagttCTCTGTTTTTCAAATGAGGATTGAGACTCAAGAGCAGTGGTGCTCTGTACAGGGTCATGCCCTGcgtcagtggcagagccagagttcTCAAGCAGCCTGAAGCCTGTGCCCTTGTCCTGTCCTTCCTCTTAGGTGGCTGGCCAGAGAAAGGAGGATGCACCCAAAGAGTTTCTTTTGGAGGTTTCTCTTCAGCTCTACTCTGTTTTCTGTCCTGTTTGGGGCCTCCTCCCCCTCTACTGGGTGACCCCAAAAGTTCCCCACATTCTCTCTCAATGTCCTAGGTTAAAGACATATCCCCtccaaaaaaggaagaagaagaagaagaaaaaaagatagacatGTTTCCTCTAATAGTCTAGGTGGAATTGATTCCAGTTTCCCTTTAATAAACGTGTTTCCTCTAATAGTCTAGGTGGAATTGATTCCAGAATTCACCAATTTCCCCTGCCTCTAGATGTCCCTCCCAGAAAAGAGAAGCAAAGGGAGGTACCTGAGGCAGACCTCCTTCCTGCTTACAGATCAAAGGCTCGTGGTCCAGCAAGAGGGGTGGTGAGGCCTCCGTCAATCCCTACAGCCATAAAAGTGTTATCACCAATTGCTGTGCTGTACTCTGCGGCCCGCTACCTCCCAGGTGAGACGGGGGTGACCCGGTGAGTCTACACCTCTCCAAGAGGTTCTGGAATCTGCAGACCTCTCCTCCCATATCAGTCCTGTCCACCGCCCCCTGCTGAATGCACTCAGGACGTTTGTCACATGAAGAAGTTCTAGAGagcattgtaatttttaaaaatgtattgatttttagagagagaggaagggaaacagagagaaaaacactgacttgttgttccacttattcatgccgtcaCTGGTTGTTTTTTGCATTGCCCTGACCCACGGATCGAAGTTGCAACCTTGGCACGTCGgtacgatgttctaaccaactgagctacctggccagtacTGAGAATTGGAATTTTTAATCATGTGCTCATTGTAGAAAATAATTAAGtatacaatataaaaaagaagagtaGTAGGTCTCACCTGTAATCTTAATCCACAGGGATAACCAAAATTAATGTTTTGGCCACGTTTGGGCAATGCTACCCTTCTGGTGCTGATGGCCGGACTGTGTGGGGCTTCATTCTCCCTCCTGGTGGAAAAAAGCCCTGGTGGTTCAGCCCAGCTAGGTAGCACCCCATCGATCTTGACAGCAGGGGGCGGCAGAGCACCAGACCAGGAGCTAAATTGCAATGGACACTGTGGGAACAAGACTTCCCACACtgtccccttctcctcccaccaATCCTGCCTCTCAGGGAAGAGACAGTAAGAATTGCACTATCTTCAAATGCCCTTTTATTCTTACTTTCCCCTTACCTACAGCCTGGCTTCTTGGCAGTCATACAGAAAGTAGCTCAGTTTGAATTAACAGTGCATGAATTCTGTGACCAAAAGCCAGTTGTCCAGAATGCAGAGAGCTCTGGCCCTTCTGGAAGGAGAAGTCTTGAGCCCCCAGCAGGAGAACAGCTCCCTTTTCCTCAGGCTTTCTAAGGGCTTGGACTTTCCTTGGCTGGGTGGTGGATTCTGCCATCCAGCCCCTAGTCTGGAGCTTTGGTGTTGGGCAGGGTTCTCACGTGTCCCCTTGTGTTTTGGAAGCCTGATTGACCGGAGGGGATTTGTGCAGTCTGACACCGTGTTGCCCTCACCCATCAGAAGTGACGAACCAGCCTGCGGAGCCAAGCCCGATGCCAGCATGGTAGGAGGCCACCCCTGAACCTGGCTCAGTACTTGCCATCTGCTGGCCTGTTTGCCCTTCCGCACTCACCGGCTGCCCTCCACACCTGCTGGGACCCTCCCCATGCCACCCAAGGGAAGCAGAGCCGCCAAAGACTCAagtcttttcatatttatttcccaCCCTGTGCGCTGTCCCCACACTGTTCCATGGCTGTACCCTCTGCTCCCCAAACCCAGGTTCCCATGGCCTTGGGCCTGAGATCCCCCAGCTGGATCAGTGGCAGGAGTGACAGATTagaggccagggccaggctgcccAATGGTCCACACCAAGTTTCTGTGCTAGGGCGAGCCCTGTGTGAGTGAGCATGTGGACTGAGTGACGCCTCCCAGTTGGGGAAGCTACTGAGCCCTGCTGACCCGGGGTCCTGGAATGCAGTGGGACCCGTGAGCAGTCAGCCCTGGACAGTGGGCTGTGGGAGAGGATGCTTCCGTGGGCTGCTTTGGTTTGTGAGCTCCTTCATTCTCTTAGTGATGGTCATTGtttcttctttagtttttattttctgtgtggaGTTTGCCAATAGGATAGAGTTGGGTTCTAGGTAGAGAAGAGttgcagggggagggaggagcagcctGTGTCAGGAAGCCAAACCAGCCAGTCAGGCACCCAAGACCTCAGCTCCTGCATGATTCCTGGGCAGCACACTAGGAAGTGGAGGCCTTGCCCTTTCTCTACCCATGGAGAGTTTTCTATGGGCTCCCAGCCTggccccccatctctctcccaagTCAGGTCTGGGATGGGTCGGTTATACTCTGGCTGGCAATACTTGAAACGGGTTTATTAATGCTGGCTATTTTGCACAATTTTATAGACCTCTTTTCTacatagcattttttaaatggaagaagaagaaaaaagtgagcCACATTGCTGTCTGTGTAGTGCCAGGTTAAGGGTTATCAGAAGGCAAGTTGGTTTTAATAAGCTTATTGCAGGAGACCTggctgtgtgtgtatgcatgcgtgtgcacgtgcgcgtgcgcgcgcataCTTTCCCTTGTACAAATATGGCTGATTCCTACTTCCCCACATTCCCTGGGCTGCCCCTTCCCTGCCATCCCCCTTCAGTgtcagccagcagcagcaggagcagcttGAGCCATGGGGACAGGAAACGTGTGCATTGTTACAAGAGACCCCTGGACTCCTGCCATGGCTCAGTCCCAATCCTCCTACCTTTCCTTCCTGCAGGGACTCCAGACAGCCAGGGGCTGGGATTCAGCCACCCATACCCCATACCCCACCCCTGCCACCCAGCCCCCAGGCCAGGCGTCCAGCTGGGATCTGCCTAAACAGGCTCAGGCTGGGTGTGGTGGATGGGGTAATGGCTGTTGGGAGTGGCTGCCATCCTACAAGCCACACCCCCTCCTCCAAGCCCTGAGTTTGGGACCCAGTGCCAGGGGCTAGAGGACAGGGAGTGTCTGCCAACAGGACTCCAGtccagagaaaaggaaggaaggagcagggtGGGCCAAGAGGCAAGTGAGGATTGACCTAAATCTAGGCCGGAAACTCAGAGGATATTTCTCTGCAGCTGGAAGCTGTGGTTTCTtctcaaaatatactgctcacaaaaattaggggatatttcaaaatgaatatgaagcaataaaaaaaaaagcatttgatctttttttactaaacaagaacatcagaaaaacaaacaagtcaaagttgttcaattatgcaaatacgatacaaaaccaacttttatttcattggtgaaaatgcacgatacaaaaggctgaaagtactggagcatctgcatgtttcctgatcccctaatttttgtgagcagtgtaaggAAATTGTCCCTCCTTGGCCCTTCAAGAGGGCTGAAGTCCTTGGAAGGTGACATAGGAAGTTCCCTCATCTTGCCCTTCCTTGCTCCAGAGGCTAGTGAGTCACAGGCAGCCAAAAAGTGGCAGCCACAGAGGGTCCCCTCTGGGAGAAACAGCGCCGCTGCACCTTGGTGCCCGGGCCACGCTTCAGTGGcactgggaggtggggaggcagttgGCTAGAGGAGGGGATTCCCATCTGCCTTTTATTTAAGCCAGTATTCTTTGTTCCTGCTtgtaataaaacatttgtttttaagagTTGATTTGCTTTGTTTGCTCTTCCTTTGCTGAGGTCCCAAATGGCAGCCATCTAGTCTTTCAGTCAAACTTGATCTTtcctggggagagagagaaaaggcaggcAGCCCATCTACCTGGCTAAAATCCTCCTCTCCTGGCGGGAGTTTGTCTGCTGCGGGCCGAACAAAGGGGGCTGCGGGAGGCCCCAAAGGCGTGTAAGAAGAGGCCATtctgtcctctctttctcccctgtaccttcctctgcctcaggggcttgGAGACCCCCAAGTTCTTCTTCTTTGCTGTCTTTCTACTCTGACCCCAGTGACTGCTCAGCTAAGAAAATGTTTATGAGACAGATTTCAGTTTGAGAGCTGGAGCCTTCCTGGCCCCCACCCCAGTCtaggcagcccagcccagcccagcccgacACCTTGTAACACTGGCCCACCTCTCTGGTATCTCCTCCAGGAGGACACCTGTCAGGACTTTGCCATCTCCTGCACAGCCTGAGGGGAGCTAACAGTCCTCTTTGCAGAGGGTTAGCTGGTAAGACCGTATCTCCCCCGTCAGCCAGCACTGCCCGCTCCCCTCACACACTATCTCATCCTCATCGCATGCCTCACCAACCCCATGGAGCCCATTCATCTGTctggtgtgtggtgtggtgtgtgtgctggCAGTGGCAGGGTCCCCAGGGCTCCCGCCTGAGCAGAAGGATGGGGTGTGGAGTCAGGGCCAAGAGCCCAGCCCCCCTCCAGATAAGGAGGTAGCTCCATGCACAGCAGCTCTCCAACAGCACAGGAGGTGAAGGGTGAGGATGGGGAAAGGATGGCGTACCTGCTTTGAGGTGCTTGGGCCTGTCCTGGTGGCATCCTGGTGTGTAGGGCCCTTGATCACTAACAGTGTGTCCTGGCTTTCTGTCCCTGCTGAGCTTTCTCTCACCTGCCTGTTTTCTCTCCTGCTTCATTGCCTGCTGCCTGAGCCTTGGCCCTTCTGTGGGGAAGAGGCAGGTGCTATGGCACCCCTCCAGGCTTCCTCTTTTCTCCCAATCCTGCtaatcctctctcttctccttctttgcTGTCCTGCCGGGATCTCCAGTGTGTGCGGGGGCTTAAGGACCTCCTGAGGACCgctgctctctgcctctccaggagTGGCCTGGGGGGAGCCAGGCACCCGGCACCTCCACCTGCCTAACCTGTGGCCCATCTGCCACCATCTGTGCCTACAGGGTCTACCCCCAAGCCTAAGCCTACCCCACCTGTGTGCTCTCTAGGGTTTTCCCATAGGGGACAGGGGCTGGCCTCTTTGCCCCCATCCCCACTCCATGCTGGCCAGAGTGTAG
It includes:
- the ZDHHC18 gene encoding palmitoyltransferase ZDHHC18 isoform X1, with product MKDCEYQQISPGAAPPPACPAAPPGPGPGPLPPAAAPRWSGSGSIGHRPRRKWEVFPGRNRFYCGGRLMLAGHGGVFALTLLLILTTTILFFVFDCPFLARQLTLAIPIIAAILFFFVMSCLLQTSFTDPGILPRATVCEAAALEKQIDNTGSSTYRPPPRTREVMINGQMVKLKYCFTCKMFRPPRTSHCSVCDNCVERFDHHCPWVGNCVGRRNYRFFYAFILSLSFLTAFIFACVVTHLTLRSRNSNFLSTLRETPASVLELVICFFSIWSILGLSGFHTYLVASNLTTNEDIKGSWSSKRGGEASVNPYSHKSVITNCCAVLCGPLPPSLIDRRGFVQSDTVLPSPIRSDEPACGAKPDASMCVRGLKDLLRTAALCLSRSGLGGARHPAPPPA